A DNA window from Akkermansiaceae bacterium contains the following coding sequences:
- a CDS encoding RNA polymerase sigma factor, with protein MWKEWLAAHGPRLLLFARGWSNCQQDAEDLVQEAVLRLWNHQADKGGLPPDLPFAFSTIRFCGLNHHRTESRRRKREESIIYLNDFEDVWLDPVLEDDEDATALRDAVQRLSPKLREVVVMKSWGGLTFAEISETLAISPNTAASRYRYALEQLAQELRQLKEARSETA; from the coding sequence GTGTGGAAAGAGTGGCTGGCAGCCCACGGGCCGCGGTTGCTCCTGTTCGCGCGTGGCTGGTCGAACTGCCAGCAGGATGCGGAGGATTTGGTGCAGGAGGCGGTGCTCCGTCTCTGGAACCACCAGGCGGACAAGGGCGGCCTTCCGCCGGACCTGCCGTTCGCCTTTTCCACCATCCGTTTCTGCGGCCTCAATCACCACCGGACCGAAAGCCGCCGGCGGAAACGCGAGGAGTCCATCATCTACCTCAACGATTTCGAGGACGTCTGGCTCGACCCGGTCCTGGAGGACGACGAAGACGCCACCGCACTGCGCGACGCCGTCCAGCGCCTCAGTCCGAAGCTCCGCGAGGTGGTGGTCATGAAAAGCTGGGGGGGGCTGACCTTTGCCGAGATTTCCGAAACCCTGGCCATCTCACCGAACACGGCGGCTTCCCGCTACCGTTACGCGCTCGAACAACTCGCGCAGGAACTGCGCCAACTGAAGGAGGCCCGCAGTGAAACAGCCTGA
- a CDS encoding PDZ domain-containing protein, with amino-acid sequence MKLGTFFIALLAGISLVTGQDEVLTPLPPPLQAPTGRPWLGLKLAKVEPSTSAQIQSLPLGVGFMVKVIDPSGPAVEAGFQPFDVVWKMGDQLLINEAQLATLLRLQKPGDEVALAVFRGGKPLDIKMKLGDLPVGRDGFSSELAEAAILPGESGPMRVVNVSDRTATYSTDEGKIVLRKEGEIYRVTISNPKEEIIFQGNVIGEETPEGLPELWKRRVFALKRGLDHQIHGVMEPVRAPRPRVVPAVRPAP; translated from the coding sequence ATGAAGCTGGGAACCTTTTTCATCGCTCTGCTCGCCGGGATCTCCCTGGTCACCGGCCAGGATGAGGTGCTCACACCCCTTCCGCCGCCGCTGCAGGCTCCTACCGGCCGCCCATGGCTGGGACTGAAGCTGGCGAAGGTGGAGCCATCCACCAGCGCGCAGATCCAGTCCCTCCCGCTGGGGGTGGGTTTCATGGTGAAAGTCATCGATCCCAGTGGTCCGGCGGTCGAGGCCGGATTCCAGCCATTTGATGTCGTCTGGAAGATGGGTGACCAGCTCCTCATCAATGAAGCCCAGCTCGCCACCTTGCTCCGTCTCCAAAAGCCGGGCGATGAGGTTGCGCTGGCGGTCTTCCGTGGCGGAAAGCCGCTGGATATCAAGATGAAGCTGGGTGACCTGCCCGTCGGGCGGGACGGCTTCAGCTCGGAACTCGCGGAGGCCGCGATCCTCCCAGGCGAATCCGGACCGATGCGGGTGGTGAACGTCTCCGACCGCACCGCCACCTACTCCACGGATGAAGGAAAAATCGTCCTCCGCAAGGAAGGGGAGATCTACCGCGTGACGATCAGCAATCCCAAGGAGGAGATCATTTTCCAAGGGAATGTCATTGGTGAGGAAACTCCGGAAGGCCTCCCGGAACTCTGGAAACGCAGGGTGTTCGCCCTGAAGCGTGGCCTGGATCATCAGATCCATGGTGTCATGGAGCCGGTCCGTGCCCCCCGGCCTCGTGTCGTCCCGGCGGTCCGTCCGGCCCCCTGA
- a CDS encoding class I SAM-dependent methyltransferase, which translates to MSTPNESPTHFDEDRAASYDERFNRISAVMEALHLLTKLWFTGLPKEARVLCVGAGTGAELFPLAEAFPGWTFTLVDPAGPMLAQCRRKAEAAGIADRCIFHEGYLDSLPATAPFDAATSILVSHFVLEREKRIAFFREISGRLKPGAPLVSADLCSDMDSPEFATLISAWINMLKFSGQEDKTVDSFVEALRGGVDVVPPQELTSLIRSGGFAESTLFYQSLLIHGFISKRG; encoded by the coding sequence ATGAGCACTCCCAACGAATCTCCCACCCACTTCGACGAAGACCGAGCCGCCAGCTACGACGAACGTTTCAACAGGATCTCAGCAGTCATGGAAGCGCTGCATCTGCTGACCAAGTTATGGTTCACGGGGCTTCCAAAAGAGGCTCGGGTGCTGTGCGTGGGCGCGGGCACCGGCGCGGAACTGTTTCCGTTGGCGGAGGCGTTTCCCGGCTGGACCTTCACCTTGGTGGACCCCGCCGGACCCATGCTGGCGCAGTGCCGGAGAAAGGCGGAGGCCGCGGGTATCGCGGACCGCTGCATCTTCCATGAAGGCTACCTGGACAGCCTCCCCGCCACCGCCCCTTTCGATGCCGCCACGTCCATTCTCGTCTCCCACTTCGTGCTGGAGCGGGAAAAGCGGATCGCGTTTTTCCGTGAAATCTCGGGCCGACTGAAGCCCGGCGCGCCGTTGGTCAGCGCGGATCTCTGCTCGGACATGGACTCGCCCGAGTTCGCGACACTCATCTCCGCATGGATCAACATGCTGAAGTTCTCCGGGCAGGAGGACAAGACGGTGGACAGCTTCGTCGAGGCGCTTCGCGGAGGCGTGGATGTCGTGCCGCCGCAGGAACTGACCTCGCTGATCCGGTCCGGTGGATTCGCCGAATCCACTCTTTTCTACCAGAGCCTGCTCATCCACGGCTTCATCTCGAAGCGGGGCTGA
- a CDS encoding dipeptidase codes for MTPELEDLFSFLRFPSVSTDSRNAGDVRDCAGWLIGKLQRMGLSAELHETPKHPVVIAKNAHRQDRKTVLIYGHYDVQPVDPLNLWTTPPFEPEIRHGRIWARGATDNKGQMLAHVLGVEKTLRENGELPVNLIFLFEGEEEIGSPNLAAFLAEHKEDLKCDVIAISDTGMVAPGMGTLGYGLRGIACCEVKLTGPERDLHSGLFGGAVANPATAVARLVASLHDADGRVLVDGFYDDVRPLEDWEREMWAKVPGVSDADFLKVTGSPGLFGEEGYTSAERTWARPTAEVNGIGGGYQGEGSKTVLPAEAFVKFSFRLVPDQDPADILAKVEKHLRAHCPPGVKIEVEIGHDGKPYVVDPHSKFGLAAQSALKKAFGTEPVLIREGGSIPIVQTFRDILGVDTLLLGLALADAQIHSPDENFPVENFEAGIRLNQALLTELAGV; via the coding sequence GTGACTCCCGAGCTTGAAGACCTGTTTTCCTTCCTCCGTTTTCCCAGTGTTTCCACGGACTCCCGGAACGCCGGAGACGTGCGTGACTGCGCTGGCTGGCTGATCGGGAAACTCCAGCGGATGGGACTGTCCGCGGAGCTGCATGAGACGCCGAAGCATCCCGTCGTCATCGCGAAAAACGCACACCGCCAGGACCGGAAGACCGTCCTCATCTATGGCCACTACGACGTGCAACCGGTCGATCCGCTCAACCTGTGGACCACCCCGCCATTCGAGCCGGAGATCCGCCATGGCAGGATCTGGGCGCGCGGAGCCACCGACAACAAGGGACAGATGCTCGCCCATGTGCTGGGGGTCGAAAAGACGCTCAGGGAAAATGGCGAGCTGCCGGTGAACCTCATCTTCCTCTTCGAGGGGGAGGAGGAGATCGGCAGCCCGAATCTGGCCGCCTTCCTCGCGGAGCATAAGGAGGATCTGAAATGCGACGTCATCGCCATCTCGGACACCGGCATGGTGGCCCCGGGCATGGGGACTCTCGGCTACGGCCTGCGCGGCATCGCCTGCTGCGAGGTGAAACTCACCGGCCCGGAGCGCGACCTGCACTCCGGCCTGTTCGGCGGTGCGGTGGCGAATCCGGCCACCGCCGTCGCCCGTCTGGTTGCGAGCCTGCATGATGCGGATGGCCGCGTGCTGGTGGATGGATTCTACGACGATGTGCGCCCGCTGGAGGACTGGGAGCGTGAGATGTGGGCGAAGGTCCCCGGCGTTTCCGATGCGGATTTCCTGAAAGTCACCGGCTCGCCGGGACTCTTCGGCGAGGAGGGCTACACCTCCGCCGAGCGCACCTGGGCACGCCCCACCGCCGAGGTCAACGGCATCGGCGGCGGCTACCAGGGTGAGGGCTCGAAGACCGTCCTGCCCGCGGAGGCTTTCGTGAAGTTTTCCTTCCGTCTGGTGCCGGACCAGGATCCGGCGGACATCCTCGCCAAGGTCGAAAAGCACCTCCGCGCGCACTGCCCGCCCGGTGTGAAGATCGAGGTGGAGATCGGCCACGATGGGAAACCGTATGTGGTGGACCCGCACTCGAAGTTCGGCCTCGCCGCGCAGTCCGCGTTGAAAAAGGCCTTCGGCACCGAGCCGGTGCTCATCCGCGAGGGCGGCAGCATCCCCATCGTGCAGACCTTCCGTGACATCCTCGGCGTGGACACGCTGTTGCTCGGCCTCGCGCTCGCGGACGCCCAGATCCACTCGCCGGACGAAAACTTCCCCGTGGAGAACTTCGAAGCCGGCATCCGCCTGAACCAAGCGCTGCTCACCGAACTGGCTGGAGTGTGA
- a CDS encoding type II toxin-antitoxin system HicB family antitoxin, giving the protein MTLKAIIHEAEEGGFWAEVPALPGCFTQGDTLQELEDNLQEAITGWLIL; this is encoded by the coding sequence ATGACTCTGAAGGCCATCATCCACGAAGCCGAGGAAGGCGGATTTTGGGCGGAAGTTCCTGCCCTGCCCGGATGTTTCACCCAAGGTGACACCCTGCAGGAACTGGAAGACAATCTTCAGGAAGCCATCACTGGATGGTTGATCCTGTGA
- a CDS encoding glutamine--tRNA ligase/YqeY domain fusion protein yields MSEPSKSDFIRDIIADDLATGKHSTVITRFPPEPNGYLHIGHAKSICLNFGIALENEGVKAQCNLRFDDTNPEKEETEYVESIKEDVKWLGFDWGEGLYFASNYFGFFHDCAVHLIKEGKAYVDDQTAEEMKHSRGNVNVPGTPSPFRDRTVGENLDLFARMKAGEFKEGEKVLRAKIDLASPNMNLRDPVLYRILHSHHHNTGDAWCIYPMYDFAHPLEDALEHITHSLCTLEFENHRPLYDWFIDNCPVPSKPRQIEFARLNLTYTVMSKRKLLQLVQENRVSGWDDPRLPTISGIRRRGYPPEAVRHFCKRVGITKFNGTTDVALLEFDVRDHLNASAQRRMAVLDPVKVVLENWSAEPLATVEIPNHPQNPELGVRDVPISGEVWIEREDFMEDPPKKFFRLGPGRHVRLRGGHIIRCTSFEKDAAGNVSLIRAEILPGTIGADAPEGVECRAAIHWVDATTGADAEVRIYDRLFSVESPDDADGGFLSVINPDSLKTVTAKIEPSLAEAPAGFNCQFERVGYFVTDLKEHRPGVKAVFNRTVALKDSWAKQAGK; encoded by the coding sequence ATGTCCGAACCTTCCAAATCCGATTTCATCCGGGACATCATCGCCGATGACCTGGCCACCGGAAAACATTCCACCGTCATCACCCGCTTCCCGCCGGAACCGAACGGCTACCTGCACATCGGCCACGCGAAGTCGATCTGCCTGAACTTCGGCATCGCCCTGGAGAACGAGGGCGTGAAGGCGCAGTGCAACCTCCGCTTTGACGACACCAATCCCGAAAAGGAGGAGACCGAGTATGTGGAAAGCATCAAGGAGGATGTGAAGTGGCTCGGCTTCGACTGGGGCGAGGGTCTCTACTTCGCGAGCAACTACTTCGGCTTCTTCCATGACTGCGCCGTCCACCTCATCAAGGAGGGCAAGGCGTACGTCGATGACCAGACGGCGGAGGAAATGAAGCACAGCCGTGGCAACGTGAACGTGCCCGGCACGCCATCGCCATTCCGTGACCGCACGGTGGGGGAAAACCTCGATCTGTTCGCGCGGATGAAGGCCGGCGAGTTCAAGGAAGGGGAGAAGGTCCTGCGCGCGAAGATCGACCTCGCGTCGCCTAACATGAACCTGCGGGACCCGGTGCTCTACCGCATCCTCCATTCCCACCACCACAACACGGGGGACGCCTGGTGCATCTACCCGATGTATGACTTCGCTCATCCGCTGGAGGACGCGCTGGAGCACATCACCCATTCGCTCTGCACGTTGGAGTTCGAGAACCACCGCCCGCTCTACGACTGGTTCATCGACAACTGCCCGGTGCCGTCGAAGCCACGCCAGATCGAGTTCGCTCGCCTCAACCTGACCTACACCGTGATGAGCAAGCGCAAGCTGCTGCAACTGGTGCAGGAAAATCGCGTCTCCGGCTGGGACGACCCGCGCCTGCCCACCATCTCCGGCATCCGCCGCCGCGGCTATCCGCCGGAAGCGGTCCGCCATTTCTGCAAGCGTGTGGGCATCACCAAGTTCAACGGCACCACCGACGTCGCCTTGCTGGAGTTCGACGTGCGGGACCATCTCAACGCCTCCGCGCAACGCCGCATGGCCGTGCTGGATCCGGTGAAGGTCGTGCTGGAGAACTGGTCCGCCGAGCCGCTGGCGACCGTGGAAATACCGAACCATCCGCAGAACCCGGAGCTTGGCGTGCGTGACGTGCCGATCTCCGGCGAAGTATGGATCGAGCGCGAGGACTTCATGGAAGACCCGCCGAAGAAGTTCTTCCGCCTCGGGCCGGGCCGCCATGTCCGCCTGCGCGGCGGCCACATCATCCGTTGCACTTCCTTTGAAAAGGACGCAGCCGGAAATGTCTCCCTCATCCGCGCGGAGATCCTGCCCGGCACCATCGGCGCGGATGCGCCGGAAGGCGTGGAATGCCGCGCCGCCATCCACTGGGTGGATGCCACCACCGGCGCGGACGCGGAGGTGCGGATCTACGACCGTCTCTTCAGCGTGGAGTCCCCGGACGATGCCGATGGGGGTTTCCTCAGCGTCATCAACCCGGATTCCCTGAAGACGGTCACCGCGAAGATCGAGCCGTCACTCGCCGAAGCGCCCGCCGGTTTCAACTGCCAGTTCGAGCGTGTGGGCTACTTCGTCACCGACCTCAAGGAACACCGGCCGGGTGTGAAAGCCGTCTTCAACCGGACCGTCGCCCTCAAGGACTCCTGGGCGAAACAGGCGGGGAAGTGA
- the murA gene encoding UDP-N-acetylglucosamine 1-carboxyvinyltransferase: MDKLVVHGGATLRGAINISGSKNASLPILAATLLTEGECIIRRVPDVSDTNYMVQILSALGSDVERSSGTVRISCADISDEAPYELVRRMRASICVMGPLLARKRRAVVSLPGGCVIGDRPVDLHLRGLEALGAKVEFEGGNIILTAPDGLRGAEIDLRGTHGPTVLGTDNVMMAATLAEGITVIESAAAEPEVLDLANFLNAMGAKIQGAGTRRIVIEGVKELKGVEHTVIPDRIEAGTFMAAAALAGEEVRLRRICREHMKAITEAIVKSGHRIDFNEAGDECVIHRNPETTGCDIVTAPYPGYPTDMQAQMTALLATTPGISVIKDTIFPQRFMHCSELKRMGADIKVDGGTAIVRGVAQLSAAPVMASDLRASAALVLAALKAKGSTEISRLYHIDRGYEHIDEKLLMLGANVERVKDR; the protein is encoded by the coding sequence ATGGATAAACTCGTCGTCCACGGCGGTGCCACGCTCCGCGGTGCCATCAACATCTCCGGCTCGAAGAACGCTTCCCTGCCGATCCTGGCCGCCACCCTGCTGACGGAGGGTGAGTGCATCATCCGCCGCGTGCCGGATGTCTCCGACACCAACTACATGGTGCAGATCCTGAGCGCGCTGGGCTCGGACGTGGAGCGTTCCTCCGGCACCGTGCGGATCAGTTGCGCGGACATTTCCGATGAGGCTCCGTATGAACTGGTCCGCCGGATGCGCGCCTCCATCTGCGTGATGGGACCGCTGCTCGCGCGGAAACGGCGGGCCGTGGTCTCCCTGCCCGGCGGCTGCGTCATCGGCGACCGGCCGGTGGACCTGCACCTGCGGGGGCTGGAGGCGCTCGGCGCGAAAGTCGAGTTCGAGGGAGGAAACATCATCCTCACGGCACCGGATGGCCTGCGCGGGGCGGAGATCGATCTGCGCGGCACCCATGGCCCGACCGTTCTCGGCACGGACAACGTGATGATGGCGGCGACCCTCGCGGAGGGCATCACCGTCATCGAGTCCGCCGCCGCCGAGCCGGAGGTGCTGGACCTTGCGAATTTCCTCAATGCCATGGGCGCGAAGATCCAGGGTGCCGGCACCCGCCGCATCGTGATCGAGGGTGTGAAGGAACTGAAAGGCGTGGAGCACACCGTCATCCCGGACCGCATCGAGGCAGGCACCTTCATGGCCGCCGCCGCGCTGGCCGGTGAGGAGGTCCGCCTGCGCCGGATCTGCAGGGAGCACATGAAAGCCATCACCGAGGCGATCGTGAAATCCGGCCACCGCATCGACTTCAACGAGGCCGGGGACGAATGCGTCATCCACCGGAATCCGGAGACAACCGGCTGCGACATCGTCACCGCCCCCTACCCCGGCTATCCGACGGATATGCAGGCGCAGATGACCGCGCTGCTGGCCACCACTCCCGGCATCAGCGTCATCAAGGACACCATCTTCCCGCAGCGCTTCATGCACTGCTCAGAGCTGAAGCGGATGGGTGCGGACATCAAGGTCGATGGTGGCACCGCCATCGTCCGCGGCGTGGCCCAACTCTCCGCCGCGCCGGTGATGGCGTCCGACCTCCGCGCCTCCGCCGCGCTGGTGCTCGCCGCGCTGAAGGCGAAGGGCAGCACGGAAATCAGCCGCCTCTACCACATCGACCGCGGTTATGAGCACATCGACGAGAAGCTCCTGATGCTGGGAGCGAATGTCGAACGGGTGAAGGACCGCTGA
- the prmC gene encoding peptide chain release factor N(5)-glutamine methyltransferase gives MSTVLETIDGGTRYLEKRGIEDARRNMQMLVAKQLGCTRMDLYLQFDRPLMEGDLAPLRESLKKRGEGIPLQHLLGQVFFHRNEFICDSRGLIPRPETEELVEWILRWDLPEKLDVLDVGCGSGVLGLSLAAARPEWQVTLADISEDALALTGENAAALELKNATIVHSDLFSNITGTFGGIVANLPYVPETERPTLTAEVMHDPALALFGGPDGLDVIRRFIPEAYQHLKPGGWLVLEIGHDQASQVAGFLEKSGFSRIEVKNDLSGIPRFPLAWRD, from the coding sequence ATGAGCACGGTTCTGGAAACAATCGATGGCGGCACGCGCTATCTGGAAAAACGGGGAATCGAGGATGCACGGAGGAACATGCAGATGCTCGTGGCCAAGCAACTGGGCTGCACCCGCATGGATCTCTACCTGCAGTTCGACCGTCCGCTGATGGAGGGTGATCTGGCTCCGCTGCGCGAAAGCCTGAAAAAGCGCGGCGAAGGCATCCCGCTCCAGCACCTGCTCGGCCAGGTGTTTTTCCACCGCAATGAGTTCATCTGCGATTCCCGCGGCTTGATCCCCCGCCCGGAGACGGAGGAGCTGGTGGAGTGGATCCTCCGCTGGGATCTGCCGGAGAAGCTGGATGTGCTGGACGTGGGCTGCGGCTCCGGTGTGCTGGGACTCTCCCTGGCGGCGGCCCGACCGGAATGGCAGGTCACGCTGGCGGACATTTCGGAAGACGCGCTGGCCCTCACGGGGGAAAATGCCGCAGCCTTGGAGCTGAAGAACGCCACCATCGTCCACAGCGACCTTTTTTCCAACATCACCGGCACCTTCGGCGGCATCGTGGCGAACCTGCCCTACGTGCCGGAGACGGAGCGCCCCACCCTGACGGCGGAGGTGATGCATGACCCGGCGCTCGCCCTCTTCGGCGGCCCGGACGGGCTGGATGTCATCCGCCGCTTCATTCCGGAGGCCTACCAGCACCTGAAACCCGGTGGGTGGCTGGTTTTGGAAATCGGCCACGATCAGGCTTCACAGGTGGCCGGTTTTCTCGAAAAGTCCGGCTTCTCCCGCATCGAAGTGAAAAACGACCTCTCCGGTATCCCGCGTTTTCCCCTCGCATGGAGGGACTGA
- a CDS encoding HAD-IB family phosphatase yields MVSVGDPIFIHPPVGNRENIMFFDCDSTLSSIEGIDELARARGPKVYAQVVALTDAAMNGAIPLDEVFPRRMEIIRPDRKTCDEVAAKYISTMMPGAVGLIKWLKKNGWLPVIVSGGFAPLIKPLADHLGIEHVEAVPLYLDGKGKYAGYGTDYPTTRNLGKNEIIREWKAALLPGKTAMMGDGISDLETKQDVDLFFGFGGVVARPMVKAGSEHWIEKLSDRRVIRLLEGEVSQRNGEIISKQMSHFNLRTRKSKISFAPMSTSTKKAPKGKRYTDEEKNDILGFVQKYNDENGRGGQSAASKKYGISQLTIASWLKSSPSAGAKRGRKSASAKGGKGGSFSSKLNALSALASQIDKAEAELGKLKAKFKALKADL; encoded by the coding sequence ATGGTTTCCGTCGGTGATCCCATTTTCATCCATCCGCCGGTGGGGAACAGGGAGAACATCATGTTCTTCGACTGTGATTCAACATTGTCCTCGATCGAGGGCATCGATGAATTGGCGCGTGCCCGGGGTCCGAAAGTGTATGCGCAGGTCGTGGCTCTCACCGATGCGGCCATGAACGGAGCCATCCCGCTGGATGAGGTTTTCCCCCGCAGGATGGAGATCATCCGTCCTGACAGGAAGACCTGTGATGAGGTCGCCGCCAAATATATCAGCACCATGATGCCGGGAGCGGTGGGGCTGATCAAGTGGTTGAAAAAGAATGGCTGGCTTCCTGTCATCGTGTCCGGAGGGTTCGCCCCGCTGATCAAACCTCTGGCGGACCACCTGGGGATTGAGCACGTGGAGGCGGTTCCGCTTTATCTTGATGGGAAAGGAAAGTATGCGGGTTATGGAACGGATTACCCAACCACCCGCAACCTCGGGAAAAATGAGATCATCCGGGAGTGGAAAGCCGCGCTGCTCCCCGGAAAAACCGCGATGATGGGGGATGGTATTTCCGATCTGGAGACAAAGCAGGATGTGGATCTGTTTTTCGGATTCGGTGGAGTGGTGGCCCGGCCAATGGTGAAGGCCGGCTCCGAACATTGGATCGAAAAACTATCTGATAGACGCGTCATCCGTCTGCTGGAGGGTGAAGTTTCGCAGCGCAATGGTGAAATAATATCAAAACAAATGTCGCATTTTAACTTGCGCACCCGAAAGTCCAAGATAAGTTTCGCCCCGATGAGCACATCCACCAAAAAAGCTCCCAAAGGGAAGCGATATACCGACGAAGAGAAGAACGATATCCTCGGCTTCGTCCAGAAGTATAATGACGAAAACGGTCGTGGCGGTCAGAGCGCCGCCTCGAAGAAGTATGGAATCTCCCAACTTACCATCGCCAGCTGGCTGAAATCCAGCCCTTCCGCAGGCGCGAAGCGGGGCCGCAAGTCTGCTTCCGCCAAGGGCGGCAAAGGCGGCAGCTTCTCCTCGAAGCTCAACGCGCTCTCCGCTCTCGCCAGCCAGATCGACAAGGCGGAAGCCGAACTCGGCAAGCTGAAAGCCAAGTTCAAGGCCCTCAAAGCCGATCTGTGA